In a genomic window of Flavobacterium lipolyticum:
- a CDS encoding DUF6493 family protein translates to MKKSLKYIDGNSDKFWEINVTGFEFTVTYGKNGTSGTSQTKSFSTDEECLRNAEKLVSEKLKKGYSENGEVSITSKPKTGKAANSAAVLEEYDAIIKAKDIHLMLPFLKENAKGNVEALKKHIKKNKRYWTQYVDLSKEPEFLKKNKTGNNWGSSWGTRGDQKQKEMITLSAIALFDKADINSWDEVLQLLDEADQKSYVLDTLLWAKPNWLETFILDKVKRQDWVSVNYHILRKFEEEGLLQFNPELYALSLAATNEWRAKIKTRKFINTIVKDTIGYQRDIPELFNYETILHNSFFRDNDTQSYDEFQTWSIVYKTLLDENKMDRSFFIENALQIQTKEWNNNLKSFFRKRIEEFNATEEELIVFQENIFSFLHNAYPPITSYGIELVKKIYGHPKFKAKSFLEWLEPLMMRGDCKAAIKNALPVLEKISKANPKLNNQIASILADVYVISDLTLQEKVSKIILKIGSSKDKVLKEKLSTYVTLMQGNIKSGLSPFLDEDALMPDDAGFEEYQFQPQKEPVLTEEVQLPKDWNEILFQFGNFIASEDVLDTEILMNTYIQQRDLFPADYSAQLQPYQKQLNKFYFESVHKNYMKSFLSQKIENIKNKLSSKDSHYLKINTLVLIRPLLEKVQQKIESNSKLPLLSFPSHKPYWVAPKVLLERVIAYQKANEEIDSLDLAIAIARMPRENTHEALPLLNEIEGELKALLSYCLGAEDKLTIDSGSLVSKLLATLGKTTKESGILSLWAVAARTFYPDHTFSEFENTYLKQVPFVVSPFQTEFSFKEKWNEWNNYKTHEKERSPSWYELCFELPQYIKTPNYLLYSLDIYKRSNSWDYNINYGGNTFYWHSLTPQNPDALVMTLLNNCVVPDGSKPELKGFLDVLNRPEMRFSDNVLLLFALCFFQEKKDLRLLASETLMNLIEKQIIDIEKFAEKAAFAATGKYGAFSRLTDGIIALKDISPLCNSALLQFFNAFFTHLEVSEKLPTNFKKMVENYVDVLIKTNQKPSESVIAFFEQWKDNASLKSLIKQILK, encoded by the coding sequence ATGAAAAAAAGTCTCAAATACATTGATGGGAATTCAGATAAATTCTGGGAAATAAACGTGACAGGATTCGAATTTACGGTAACTTACGGTAAAAACGGAACTTCGGGAACTTCACAGACCAAGAGCTTTTCAACAGATGAAGAATGTTTGCGAAATGCTGAAAAATTAGTCAGCGAGAAACTGAAGAAAGGATATTCTGAAAATGGAGAAGTGAGTATCACTTCAAAACCAAAAACGGGTAAGGCGGCAAATTCTGCTGCTGTTTTAGAGGAATACGACGCCATCATAAAAGCAAAAGATATTCATTTGATGCTTCCTTTTTTAAAAGAAAATGCAAAAGGAAATGTAGAAGCTTTAAAGAAACACATCAAAAAAAATAAAAGATACTGGACCCAATACGTCGATTTATCCAAAGAACCGGAATTTTTGAAGAAGAATAAAACCGGTAACAATTGGGGGTCTTCGTGGGGAACAAGAGGTGATCAGAAGCAAAAAGAAATGATCACGCTAAGTGCTATCGCATTGTTTGATAAAGCCGATATTAATTCGTGGGATGAAGTACTGCAATTGCTGGATGAAGCCGATCAGAAATCCTATGTTCTGGACACATTGTTATGGGCAAAACCCAATTGGCTGGAAACTTTTATTTTGGATAAAGTAAAAAGACAGGACTGGGTAAGTGTCAATTATCATATTCTGCGAAAGTTTGAAGAGGAAGGTCTGCTGCAATTCAATCCGGAGTTGTACGCTTTAAGCCTTGCTGCTACAAACGAGTGGCGTGCCAAAATTAAAACCAGAAAATTCATCAATACTATTGTAAAGGATACAATAGGATATCAGAGAGATATTCCGGAATTGTTTAATTACGAAACCATACTTCACAACAGCTTTTTTCGGGATAATGATACCCAAAGTTATGACGAATTCCAGACCTGGAGCATTGTCTACAAAACGTTACTCGACGAGAATAAAATGGACCGCAGTTTTTTTATCGAAAATGCCCTCCAGATTCAAACCAAAGAATGGAACAACAATCTAAAATCTTTTTTCAGAAAAAGAATCGAAGAATTTAATGCGACAGAAGAAGAACTGATTGTTTTTCAGGAAAATATATTTTCGTTTTTGCACAACGCGTATCCGCCCATTACGAGTTATGGAATTGAATTGGTGAAGAAAATTTATGGACATCCAAAATTTAAAGCCAAATCATTTCTGGAATGGCTGGAACCTTTAATGATGCGTGGCGACTGCAAAGCAGCCATAAAAAATGCGCTTCCGGTTTTAGAAAAAATAAGTAAAGCCAATCCGAAATTGAACAATCAGATTGCCTCTATTCTGGCTGATGTTTATGTGATTTCTGATTTGACTTTACAGGAAAAAGTGTCTAAAATTATTCTGAAAATCGGTTCCTCCAAAGATAAAGTACTGAAAGAAAAACTGAGTACTTATGTTACTTTGATGCAGGGAAATATCAAATCAGGTTTAAGTCCGTTTTTAGATGAGGACGCTTTGATGCCGGACGATGCCGGATTTGAAGAATATCAATTCCAACCTCAAAAAGAACCGGTATTGACCGAAGAAGTGCAACTGCCAAAGGACTGGAACGAAATTTTATTTCAGTTCGGAAACTTCATTGCTTCTGAAGATGTTCTGGACACCGAAATCCTGATGAATACCTATATTCAACAGAGAGATTTGTTTCCCGCCGATTACAGCGCGCAGTTACAGCCTTATCAAAAACAATTGAACAAATTCTATTTTGAAAGTGTTCATAAGAACTATATGAAATCGTTTTTGTCTCAGAAAATTGAAAACATCAAGAATAAGTTAAGTTCTAAAGACAGTCATTATTTAAAAATTAATACACTGGTTTTAATCCGACCGTTATTAGAAAAAGTGCAGCAGAAAATTGAATCCAATTCAAAACTGCCATTGCTTTCTTTCCCTAGTCATAAACCGTATTGGGTCGCTCCTAAAGTTTTGCTGGAGCGTGTAATTGCCTATCAAAAAGCAAACGAAGAAATTGATTCTCTTGATTTAGCAATTGCCATTGCGCGAATGCCACGAGAAAATACCCATGAAGCACTTCCTTTATTGAATGAAATCGAGGGCGAATTAAAAGCCTTGTTGTCCTACTGCTTGGGAGCAGAAGATAAACTGACGATTGATTCCGGTTCATTAGTTTCAAAACTTTTGGCAACATTAGGTAAAACCACTAAAGAAAGCGGAATATTATCTTTATGGGCCGTTGCAGCCAGAACATTTTATCCGGACCATACTTTTAGCGAGTTTGAAAACACCTATTTAAAACAAGTTCCATTTGTGGTTTCGCCATTTCAAACCGAATTCTCCTTTAAGGAAAAATGGAACGAGTGGAACAATTATAAAACACACGAAAAAGAAAGATCGCCTTCGTGGTACGAACTTTGTTTCGAACTGCCACAATACATCAAAACGCCCAATTATCTATTGTACAGTCTTGATATTTACAAAAGATCGAACAGTTGGGATTACAATATAAACTATGGCGGAAATACATTTTACTGGCACAGTTTGACGCCACAAAATCCGGATGCTTTAGTGATGACTTTATTGAACAACTGTGTAGTTCCGGACGGTTCAAAACCGGAATTAAAAGGTTTTCTGGACGTTTTAAACCGACCGGAAATGAGGTTCTCGGATAATGTTTTATTGTTATTCGCGCTTTGTTTCTTCCAGGAAAAGAAAGATTTACGCTTACTGGCCTCCGAAACTTTAATGAATCTGATTGAGAAACAAATAATCGATATAGAGAAGTTTGCTGAGAAGGCGGCTTTTGCAGCAACAGGGAAATATGGTGCTTTTTCGAGATTAACCGACGGAATAATTGCCTTAAAAGATATTTCACCTTTATGTAACAGTGCATTGCTGCAGTTCTTTAATGCCTTTTTTACTCATTTGGAAGTGAGCGAAAAGCTACCGACAAATTTCAAGAAAATGGTCGAAAACTATGTTGATGTTTTAATCAAAACCAATCAGAAACCGTCAGAAAGTGTCATTGCGTTTTTTGAACAGTGGAAAGATAATGCTTCGCTTAAATCCTTGATTAAGCAAATTTTAAAATAA
- a CDS encoding tyrosinase family protein, which produces MKKITNLFLVILISGLSYGQSKADAKYIRWNANTPQGKANLEAMKVAFKKMREAGCEKGISWYYQGAIHNIPEKITGPNKLCPQYQTIDDKLWAWADCTHTDTNNAALNFLLWHRMYIWYLEKIVRELSGKADFALPYWNYGSKEESQNIMAEPFREPSGSLYTAARYTILNNGKPILPEQLASIRNSIEELRKNPSFAGEAGFSSSLEGQPHGYMHNLIGGRYAHPPEQHYNEIYQIVTSGLMANVESAGFDPIFWLHHSMVDRIWESWDVSELGQRPSLEELKANPWPYEFITPDGGRITYTMEEVYNIVFNLDYKYDDLLYGSKTPVLAANENKVKTRISFQDAKEEVVWEQKVGKVLGTSAFTHKVSSTFARNTNKVFRTANSRLILNLDVSVYKEPSDYYTVYLRYPGKKDQYVGMMTFFGVAHDHGIGKNHEIGEDGVKLKYAYYISDDLVNTNANFQVIIKKTGGGDAKVTLEKISVIKAN; this is translated from the coding sequence ATGAAAAAAATTACTAACTTATTTTTAGTTATTCTGATCTCGGGATTGTCCTATGGTCAGAGTAAAGCGGATGCGAAGTATATTCGCTGGAATGCCAATACGCCTCAGGGGAAAGCCAATCTTGAGGCGATGAAAGTGGCTTTTAAGAAAATGCGCGAAGCGGGCTGTGAGAAAGGTATTTCCTGGTATTACCAAGGCGCAATTCATAATATCCCCGAAAAGATAACAGGTCCCAATAAGCTCTGTCCGCAATATCAGACTATTGATGATAAATTATGGGCCTGGGCAGATTGTACACACACTGACACTAATAATGCAGCTTTAAATTTTCTTTTATGGCACAGAATGTACATCTGGTATTTAGAAAAAATTGTTAGAGAATTGTCCGGAAAAGCAGATTTTGCACTTCCGTACTGGAACTACGGCAGTAAAGAAGAATCTCAGAATATTATGGCCGAACCTTTTAGGGAGCCGTCAGGTTCTTTGTATACCGCAGCACGCTATACTATTTTGAACAATGGAAAACCAATCCTTCCCGAACAGTTGGCCAGTATTCGAAATTCAATAGAAGAATTAAGAAAAAACCCTTCTTTTGCAGGTGAGGCCGGATTTAGTAGTAGTCTTGAAGGTCAGCCTCATGGTTATATGCACAATCTTATTGGTGGGAGATATGCTCATCCGCCTGAACAGCATTACAACGAAATATATCAGATAGTAACTTCGGGTTTAATGGCCAATGTTGAGTCGGCCGGATTCGATCCTATTTTTTGGCTGCACCATAGTATGGTCGATCGTATTTGGGAATCGTGGGATGTTTCGGAACTTGGTCAGCGTCCAAGTTTAGAAGAATTAAAAGCGAATCCGTGGCCGTATGAGTTTATCACTCCAGACGGAGGCCGTATCACTTATACCATGGAGGAAGTCTACAACATCGTTTTTAATTTAGATTACAAATACGATGATTTGCTTTACGGATCTAAAACTCCGGTATTAGCGGCTAATGAAAATAAGGTAAAAACCAGAATCTCCTTTCAGGATGCTAAAGAAGAAGTAGTTTGGGAACAGAAAGTAGGTAAAGTATTAGGCACTTCGGCTTTTACCCATAAAGTGAGCAGCACCTTTGCAAGAAATACCAATAAAGTTTTTAGAACTGCCAATTCCAGATTAATTCTGAATCTGGATGTGTCTGTTTACAAAGAACCAAGTGATTATTATACGGTTTATTTGCGTTATCCCGGAAAAAAAGACCAGTATGTGGGAATGATGACTTTCTTTGGAGTTGCTCATGATCACGGAATTGGAAAGAATCATGAAATTGGTGAAGATGGAGTAAAACTTAAATATGCCTATTATATTTCAGATGACTTAGTGAATACGAATGCGAATTTTCAAGTTATAATTAAAAAGACCGGAGGCGGAGACGCTAAAGTTACTCTGGAAAAAATTAGTGTGATAAAAGCAAATTAA